A genomic stretch from Malus domestica chromosome 15, GDT2T_hap1 includes:
- the LOC103425371 gene encoding uncharacterized protein translates to MAGLFDKQAEDYLVARPTYPKEWYSMLAALTPKHSLAWDVGTGNGQAAFSLGEHYEQVIGSDISESQLKSALQHPRVRYVHTPVTMSDDELVDLIGGENSVDLVTVAEAVHWFDLPKFYSLVKSILCKPSYMIAVWGYNDIVTHPEIEGVLKRFYEASKPFWDPKREYLWEGYRTLPFPFESVGLGSEGQPVALEILKEVSFEGVLRMLRSSSAVNTAKDQGVDLLSQEVIEEIQRAWGRPNVVRNVTFKAFTLAGKV, encoded by the exons ATGGCAGGTTTATTTGACAAGCAGGCAGAAGATTACTTGGTAGCAAGGCCAACTTACCCCAAGGAATGGTACTCCATGCTGGCGGCTCTCACACCAAAACACTCTTTAGCTTGGGATGTCGGCACCGGCAATGGCCAAGCTGCTTTCTCT CTTGGAGAGCATTATGAGCAAGTAATAGGAAGTGATATAAGTGAATCCCAACTGAAGAGTGCACTCCAACATCCTCGAGTTCGTTACGTTCACACTCCGGTGACCATGTCCGATGACGAGTTGGTTGACCTAATAGGGGGCGAAAACTCAGTTGATTTAGTGACCGTGGCAGAGGCCGTGCACTGGTTTGACCTCCCAAAGTTCTACTCGCTCGTCAAGAGCATTTTGTGTAAGCC ATCTTACATGATTGCGGTTTGGGGCTACAATGATATCGTAACACACCCAGAAATCGAGGGTGTACTGAAGCGTTTTTATGAAGCAAGTAAACCGTTTTGGGACCCGAAGAGAGAGTACTTGTGGGAAGGGTATAGGACACTTCCATTTCCATTTGAGAGTGTTGGTTTGGGTTCTGAAGGGCAGCCTGTGGCACTGGAAATACTAAAGGAAGTGTCATTTGAAGGGGTGTTGAGGATGTTAAGGTCCTCCTCTGCAGTCAATACAGCTAAGGATCAAGGCGTGGATTTGTTATCACAAGAGGTGATTGAAGAGATTCAAAGAGCTTGGGGAAGGCCTAACGTGGTCAGAAATGTTACCTTCAAGGCATTTACGCTTGCCGGAAAAGTTTAG
- the LOC103425389 gene encoding cytochrome P450 98A2-like — MALSGLLLPISSIIIFIFLAYKLYQRLRFKLPPGPRPWPVVGNLYQITPVRFRCYNEWAQKYGPIISVWIGSTLSVVVNNTELAKEVLKENDQKLADRHRNRSTAKLSRDGQDLIWADYGPHYVKVRKVCTLELFSAKRLEDLRPIREDEVTAMVESVFNHCTKPENNGKSLTVRKYLGTVAFNNITRLAFGKRFINSDEITDEQGKEFRALIADGVKKSGSLSVAEHISWLRWACPFDEEAFARHEANRDKLTKEIMDEHTQARSRGGVAKSHFVDALFTLKDKYDLSMDTIIGLLWDMMAAGTDTTAITAEWGMAELIKNPRVQQKAQEELDKVIGVDRVLTENDFSNLPYLQCVAKEALRLHPPAPLMLPHRANADVKIGGYDVPKGSIVHVNIWAIARDPAVWKSPNAFRPERFLEEDFDIKGHDFRLLPFGSGRRVCPGAQLGINLVASMLGHLLHHFSWAPPQGVNPEEIDMSENPGTVTYMATPVEVVPTPRLPSHLYKRVEATM; from the exons ATGGCTCTCTCTGGACTACTTCTTCCCATTTcatcaatcatcatcttcatcttccttgcATACAAACTCTACCAACGGCTCAGGTTCAAGCTCCCGCCAGGTCCACGTCCATGGCCCGTCGTCGGAAACCTCTACCAGATAACGCCGGTGAGGTTCCGCTGCTACAACGAGTGGGCTCAGAAATACGGACCCATCATTTCAGTGTGGATTGGATCAACACTGAGCGTCGTAGTGAACAACACAGAGCTTGCAAAGGAAGTGCTCAAGGAGAATGACCAGAAACTGGCTGACAGGCACAGGAACAGATCAACCGCAAAGCTCAGCAGGGACGGCCAGGATCTTATTTGGGCTGACTATGGGCCCCACTATGTTAAGGTGAGGAAGGTGTGCACTCTTGAGCTTTTCTCTGCAAAGAGGCTCGAGGATCTGAGACCCATTAGAGAAGATGAGGTCACTGCTATGGTGGAGTCCGTCTTCAACCACTGCACCAAGCCTG AAAACAATGGAAAAAGTTTGACAGTGAGGAAGTATTTGGGAACCGTGGCTTTCAACAACATAACAAGGCTAGCATTTGGGAAACGTTTCATCAACTCAGATGAAATCACAGATGAGCAAGGCAAAGAATTCAGAGCTCTTATTGCCGATGGAGTGAAGAAGAGCGGATCGCTCTCTGTGGCTGAGCACATTTCGTGGTTGCGTTGGGCATGCCCGTTTgacgaagaggcgtttgctcgACATGAGGCGAACAGAGACAAACTCACCAAGGAAATCATGGACGAACACACTCAGGCACGCTCCAGAGGTGGCGTTGCCAAGAGCCATTTCGTGGATGCATTGTTTACCTTGAAGGACAAGTATGACCTTAGTATGGACACTATTATAGGACTTCTTTGG GATATGATGGCTGCCGGTACAGACACCACAGCTATTACAGCTGAATGGGGCATGGCCGAACTGATTAAGAACCCAAGGGTGCAACAAAAGGCTCAAGAGGAGCTAGATAAGGTTATTGGGGTCGACCGGGTCTTGACCGAAAACGATTTCTCAAACCTCCCTTACCTACAATGTGTTGCAAAGGAAGCACTACGTTTGCACCCACCAGCACCACTAATGCTCCCCCACCGAGCCAATGCCGATGTCAAGATTGGTGGCTACGACGTCCCCAAGGGTTCGATCGTTCATGTCAATATTTGGGCTATAGCACGTGACCCGGCTGTCTGGAAAAGCCCAAATGCATTTCGTCCTGAAAGGTTCCTGGAAGAAGACTTTGACATCAAAGGCCATGACTTCAGACTACTTCCATTTGGATCAGGCAGGCGAGTATGCCCTGGAGCCCAACTCGGTATCAACTTGGTGGCCTCCATGTTGGGTCATCTGTTGCACCATTTCAGTTGGGCTCCGCCCCAAGGAGTGAACCCAGAGGAGATTGACATGTCCGAAAATCCAGGGACGGTCACTTACATGGCAACCCCAGTAGAAGTTGTGCCTACTCCAAGGCTGCCATCACACTTGTACAAGCGTGTGGAGGCGACTATGTAA
- the LOC103402429 gene encoding cytochrome P450 98A2: MALSGGLLFPISSIIILISLAYKLYQRLRFKLPPGPRAWPIVGNLYDIKPVRFRCYAEWAQEYGPIISVWTGSTLNVVVSSSELAKEVLKEHDQKLADRHRSRSAAKFSKDGQDLIWADYGPHYVKVRKVCTLELFSPKRIEALRPIREDEVTAMVESIFKHCANPENYGKSLLVKKYLGAVAFNNITRLAFGKRFVNSEDVIDEQGLEFKAIVANGLKLGASLAMAEHIPWLRWMFPLEEEAFAKHGARRDRLTRAIMEEHTQARNESGGAKQHFVDALLTLQDKYDLSEDTIIGLLWDMITAGMDTTAISVEWAMAELIKNPRVQQKAQQELDGVIGVERVMTEVDFSSLPYLQCVAKEALRLHPPTPLMLPHRANANVNIGGYDIPKGSNVHVNVWAVARDPAVWKAPNEFRPERFLEEDVDMKGHDFRLLPFGAGRRVCPGAQLGINLVTSMLGHLLHHFNWTPAEGAKPEEIDMSENPGLVTYMRTPLQAVPTPRLPSQLYKRVAADM; encoded by the exons ATGGCTCTCTCCGGCGGACTACTGTTTCccatctcatcaatcatcattCTCATTTCCCTCGCCTACAAGCTCTACCAAAGGCTCAGATTCAAGCTCCCGCCCGGCCCACGTGCATGGCCGATCGTCGGCAACCTCTACGACATTAAGCCCGTGAGGTTCCGCTGCTACGCCGAGTGGGCCCAGGAATACGGCCCCATCATATCGGTGTGGACGGGGTCCACGCTGAACGTGGTGGTGTCGAGCTCGGAGCTGGCCAAGGAGGTGCTCAAGGAGCACGACCAGAAGCTGGCGGACCGGCATCGGAGCAGATCGGCCGCGAAGTTTAGCAAGGACGGTCAGGATCTTATCTGGGCTGACTACGGGCCCCACTACGTCAAGGTCAGGAAGGTCTGCACTCTGGAGCTCTTCTCTCCCAAGAGGATCGAGGCTCTCCGACCCATTAGGGAAGATGAGGTCACCGCCATGGTTGAGTCCATTTTCAAACATTGCGCCAATCCTG AAAACTATGGAAAAAGTTTGCTAGTGAAGAAGTACTTGGGAGCAGTGGCTTTCAACAACATAACAAGGCTAGCATTTGGAAAACGTTTTGTTAACTCAGAGGATGTAATTGATGAGCAAGGGCTAGAATTCAAGGCCATCGTAGCCAACGGACTAAAGCTCGGCGCATCGCTTGCCATGGCGGAGCACATTCCGTGGTTGCGGTGGATGTTCCCCCTGGAGGAAGAGGCATTTGCCAAGCACGGGGCACGACGAGACCGGCTCACTAGGGCTATCATGGAGGAGCACACACAAGCACGCAACGAGAGCGGTGGTGCCAAGCAACATTTTGTGGATGCGTTGCTTACATTGCAAGATAAGTATGACCTTAGTGAGGACACTATCATTGGACTTCTTTGG GACATGATTACTGCGGGTATGGACACCACAGCCATTTCTGTTGAATGGGCCATGGCCGAGCTGATCAAGAACCCAAGGGTGCAACAGAAGGCTCAACAGGAGCTGGATGGGGTTATTGGGGTCGAACGGGTCATGACCGAAGTTGATTTCTCCAGCCTCCCTTACTTACAATGTGTAGCAAAGGAAGCCCTACGGTTGCACCCTCCAACACCACTAATGCTCCCCCACCGAGCCAATGCCAACGTTAACATCGGCGGCTACGACATCCCCAAGGGTTCGAACGTTCACGTAAATGTTTGGGCAGTAGCGCGTGACCCAGCGGTTTGGAAAGCCCCAAATGAGTTCCGACCCGAAAGGTTCCTCGAGGAGGATGTGGACATGAAGGGGCATGATTTTAGACTACTTCCATTTGGAGCGGGAAGGCGAGTATGCCCCGGAGCCCAACTTGGTATCAACTTGGTGACCTCTATGTTGGGCCACCTATTACACCATTTTAATTGGACTCCGGCGGAAGGGGCGAAGCCGGAGGAGATTGACATGTCGGAAAATCCAGGGCTCGTCACATACATGAGAACCCCGTTACAAGCCGTGCCTACTCCTAGGCTGCCATCACAGTTATACAAACGTGTCGCTGCAGATATGTAA
- the LOC103402430 gene encoding transport protein particle 20 kDa subunit isoform X2, whose translation MPEHHLLTNKKVSRRRRPSRWKKEQRERERERESEGDQMATTACFIIVSRSDIPIYEAEVGSAAKREDAAQLHQFILHAALDIVQDLAWTTSAMYLKAIDRFNDLVVSVYVTAGHTRLMLLHDSRNDDGIKSFFQEVHELYIKTLLNPLYLPGSRIASSHFDTKVRALARKYL comes from the exons ATGCCGGAACATCACCTACTCACAAACAAGAAAG TGAGTCGTCGTCGGAGGCCATCTCGCTGGAAAAaagagcagagagagagagagagagagagagagagcgagggAGATCAGATGGCGACGACGGCGTGTTTCATCATCGTCAGCAGAAGCGACATCCCTATTTACGAAGCTGAAGTCGGATCCGCCGCGAAA AGAGAAGATGCTGCTCAGTTGCATCAGTTCATATTACATGCCGCCCTCGATATTGTGCAGGACCTTGCCTGGACTACCAGTGCCAT GTACTTGAAAGCAATCGATCGCTTTAATGATCTGGTGGTTTCCGTCTATGTTACGGCTGGT CATACACGACTTATGCTACTTCATGACTCTCGTAACGATGATGGAATCAAGAGCTTCTTCCAAGAGGTTCATGAGCTTTATATCAAA ACTCTTCTTAATCCCCTGTACCTGCCTGGTTCGCGAATTGCGTCATCACATTTTGATACAAAAGTCCGTGCCCTTGCACGAAAATACCTCTAG
- the LOC103402430 gene encoding uncharacterized protein isoform X1 — protein MATTACFIIVSRSDIPIYEAEVGSAAKREDAAQLHQFILHAALDIVQDLAWTTSAMYLKAIDRFNDLVVSVYVTAGHTRLMLLHDSRNDDGIKSFFQEVHELYIKTLLNPLYLPGSRIASSHFDTKVRALARKYL, from the exons ATGGCGACGACGGCGTGTTTCATCATCGTCAGCAGAAGCGACATCCCTATTTACGAAGCTGAAGTCGGATCCGCCGCGAAA AGAGAAGATGCTGCTCAGTTGCATCAGTTCATATTACATGCCGCCCTCGATATTGTGCAGGACCTTGCCTGGACTACCAGTGCCAT GTACTTGAAAGCAATCGATCGCTTTAATGATCTGGTGGTTTCCGTCTATGTTACGGCTGGTC ATACACGACTTATGCTACTTCATGACTCTCGTAACGATGATGGAATCAAGAGCTTCTTCCAAGAGGTTCATGAGCTTTATATCAAA ACTCTTCTTAATCCCCTGTACCTGCCTGGTTCGCGAATTGCGTCATCACATTTTGATACAAAAGTCCGTGCCCTTGCACGAAAATACCTCTAG